Genomic window (Neorickettsia findlayensis):
AATATGGTTCTTGACGCTACATAATGAGTAAGTAGATGTAAACTCGATGTATACTCAATAACGCCTAATTGGAGATTAACCTGCTCGCTCCAACGAAAATATAACACCCAGAACAATACAAAGGGCAAAAGCGCGTACAAATTTATTAGAAAAACGTCGGAATATATTCAGAGACACCTTGAGTAGTATAGTCCAAGTCCACCAAGCATCCTGAAACCCATTTTTCTGTATAAGCTCTCAGAAATTGGATTGATACAATGCGCAATTGCTGCATCGCAACCTAGTTCCTTCACCAAGGCGAGCCGCTGTAGAACCAATTGCATTCCTATACCACACTGTCTATACTCCTGGAGCACGCCATCAGCATAAAAACACGCCACGCGTTCATCAAGATAGAAACCACATACACCCACGATTTTGCTATCTAAGGAAACAAGAAAGAACCGAAGTCTATCCGGATCAGCTTCTCCTATACCTCGAAATGATGGGACCAATATTCCGGGCCTATGCCAGAAGATTCTCGACGATAACTCATCAAATAACTGTACTTCTTCTAGGGTAGAGATTGGCTTAAATTTTATAGAAACATTACTCTTACTAGAATGTATTGTATATCTTGAAAGATCTAGGAAAGCTTTTTTCGGGTTACTTGTGCGTCTGATATTATACTTACCAAGGTACATTTTTAGAACACTCATACTTGGCTCGACGGCCCAGGACATGTCCCAGCCCCTCTCATTAAGATGTCCCAGGATCGTTACAAATTCAGACTCGGTTACTGCATTTGAGCAGAACACATAGTTGAATAAAGAATCCTTGACACCATTATAAACGATAATATGATCCCCCACCGCAATAGTTTCCCATTTGGAAACCTCCGCTAGATAGCAAACATACTGCCGAAGGTTACGGGAATGAAGTAAACCACTCATAATTCACGGAATTCAGCTGCAGCATTAATGATCAATACCCCGGCCTGCGCTCGGTCCCAAACTAGGTGTAGAATCAGGTGACAAAACCGGACCCTCACTTTGAGGAGCAGGTGGAGAAACACCCTCAAGCCTCAGCACACCAGCCACCCTTTGGGCCTGCTGGGCTAACTCTGATTGTAACTCTTTAGCTTGACCCACCACATCTGGTAAACCAAATGTACTCAGATCAGAGAGTTTTAGCATCCCTTCACAGATATTCCCGGACAAAAGACCCATTGCACCACTACACTGCTGCCCAGCTTGATCGATATTACCAGTCTGTGCAGAAACAACACTCGTGTTAAGGCCCTTTACTGCTTCAGCAATGTTTACAACACCTCCACTACCACCTTCTTTAGCCATTTTGGATTGAATCATTGCCTGCTGCACTGAACCCATGCCACCACCATCTGAGCCTTCCATAATCCTTAACTAAATTTTCAAAAACGCCTGCGTAAATTTTATCACAGTGACGATAAAAAATCTCCTAAACACGCCCTTTTTTTGCGCTGAACACCTTTAAGGAATACACTCTAGAGCATATACATATGGAGGAATAAACCGAAATTATCCTCCATGATCGGGTTGTGCGTGTAAAAGTAAGCTACCACTTCTTACTGAGTATAGATGAGAAAGATAAGAAAATTTTGAGCAACCGATCTACCTTCAACGGCGGCTAATAACTATGCACAATACGCTATCTCGCGTTCAACGGATCCTGGAACAGGAGGAATATGCACACTATTTTTCCCACCCAAGCATTATAATGCAAATTTTGCATTTGACAGACCACACAAAAGAAGTACAACGCTATTTTTGCTCCATCTGGGACTTACAATACAAGTAATTTAATTTTTCTGTTAGGGAATTCTGTTTTAGTCTTTGGGAGAGAAAGTGAAAGTCCGTAATCTCCATATTCTGATCTTGGTTGACACAACTATATACGTACTCTTCTTTCCCATTGATGTATCTCCTCTGTATACACTGAGCACATATACCTTGCATCATACATTGCATCGGCGAGTTAATCGATGCAATCGCTTTTAGGGTGGGTTTGAGAATGTGTCTATACTTAGCAACAAACCTTTGTACAGCAGACATCAACGAATCTGAACCTATTGTAA
Coding sequences:
- a CDS encoding GNAT family N-acetyltransferase, with the protein product MGDHIIVYNGVKDSLFNYVFCSNAVTESEFVTILGHLNERGWDMSWAVEPSMSVLKMYLGKYNIRRTSNPKKAFLDLSRYTIHSSKSNVSIKFKPISTLEEVQLFDELSSRIFWHRPGILVPSFRGIGEADPDRLRFFLVSLDSKIVGVCGFYLDERVACFYADGVLQEYRQCGIGMQLVLQRLALVKELGCDAAIAHCINPISESLYRKMGFRMLGGLGLYYSRCL